From the genome of Leguminivora glycinivorella isolate SPB_JAAS2020 chromosome Z, LegGlyc_1.1, whole genome shotgun sequence, one region includes:
- the LOC125241560 gene encoding peptidyl-prolyl cis-trans isomerase-like 3, whose translation MSVTLHTDVGDIKIELFCEQCPRTCENFLALCASDYYNGCLFHRNIKGFIVQTGDPSGTGKGGTSIWGKKFEDEFREDLKHNARGMVSMANNGPNTNGSQFFITYGEQPHLDLKYTLFGRVLDGFEALDDLEKMAVNPKTYKPLNDAKISSVTIHANPLAG comes from the exons ATGTCTGTTACGTTGCATACTGATGTTGGTGATATAAAGATCGAACTATTCTGCGAACAGTGCCCAAGAACATGTGAAAATTTTCTAGCACTTTGTGCAAGCGATTATTACAATGGTTGTTTATTTCATCGAAACATAAAG GGATTTATAGTTCAAACTGGTGATCCCTCAGGAACAGGCAAAGGAGGTACTTCTATCTGGGGCAAAAAATTTGAAGATGAATTCAGAGAAGATTTAAAG CACAATGCAAGAGGGATGGTGAGCATGGCAAACAATGGTCCAAATACAAATGGCAGTCAGTTTTTCATCACCTACGGGGAGCAACCGCATTTAGACTTGAAATACACATTGTTTGGAAG GGTTTTAGATGGATTCGAAGCTCTTGATGACTTAGAGAAGATGGCAGTGAACCCAAAAACATATAAGCCCCTTAATGACGCCAAAATCTCATCAGTGACTATACATGCAAATCCCTTGGCTGGTTAA
- the LOC125241559 gene encoding protein obstructor-E-like, giving the protein MKTLVCFLSACAFAQAQFGSFNSGRSSNAFGNTRSQAQPSAFGSSGNTRQTQASAFSSFGGQSQSAFGRQSAFQQTTASPRSSQYQQQPTRSAGSCRELNERSPVSGSCDRYIECINGTAEEKTCPDGLLFNANALFTAYPCQYPNEVQCLERSALQPAQPTEDCPHQFGYFKLGDARNCSAFRNCVNGVGYDFTCPEGLAFSSESYRCEWPDEVADCDAEAFLGFRCPEVPISKELGPPAGYRYYRSDVNCQKYFICIEGRPRVLSCGGDSAFDDLTSTCVSADEVAACPQDLRAAAARSREEEKQRLAKEISFNARPVQHKRRF; this is encoded by the exons ATGAAGACTTTAGTGTGTTTTTTAAGCGCTTGCGCGTTTG CGCAAGCACAATTCGGCAGTTTCAACAGCGGTCGGAGTTCGAACGCTTTCGGTAATACGCGCTCCCAGGCGCAGCCAAGTGCTTTTGGAAGTTCCGGGAACACACGCCAGACTCAGGCCAGCGCGTTCAGCAGTTTCGGGGGTCAAAGCCAGTCGGCTTTTGGCCGCCAGTCTGCTTTCCAACAGACGACCGCGAGCCCTCGGAGCAGTCAGTACCAACAGCAGCCGACCAGGAGCGCTGGGTCCTGCAGAGAGTTGAATGAACGCTCTCCTGTGTCTGGGAGCTGTGATCGATACATTGAATGCATA AACGGAACAGCCGAAGAAAAGACCTGTCCAGACGGTTTACTATTCAATGCTAATGCGCTCTTCACAGCGTATCCTTGTCAATACCCGAATGAGGTTCAATGCCTTGAACGTTCAGCTTTGC AGCCCGCTCAACCGACGGAGGACTGTCCCCACCAGTTCGGCTACTTCAAGCTTGGAGATGCGAGGAATTGCAGCGCGTTCAGGAACTGTGTGAATGGCGTGGGTTACGACTTCACGTGTCCTGAGGGACTAGCGTTCAGCTCGGAGAGCTATCGCTGCGAGTGGCCCGACGAGGTCGCCGATTGTGATGCTGAAG CTTTCCTTGGCTTCCGCTGCCCCGAGGTGCCAATATCTAAAGAACTTGGACCACCAGCTGGCTACAGATACTACAG GTCCGACGTGAACTGCCAGAAGTATTTCATTTGCATCGAAGGCCGTCCCCGCGTGCTAAGTTGCGGTGGCGACTCCGCGTTCGACGACCTCACTTCCACCTGTGTCTCTGCCGACGAAGTCGCGGCTTGCCCACAGGACCTCCGCGCGGCCGCCGCGAGGTCCAGAGAAGAGGAGAAGCAACGGCTCGCGAAGGAAATATCTTTCAACGCGCGCCCGGTGCAACATAAAAGACGATTCTAA
- the LOC125241262 gene encoding sarcosine dehydrogenase, mitochondrial translates to MFISRSKVRTQEYMRLHTLGKALGIPSDVLDPHEAQKLFPLLDPTVFQMALYSPLDGTIDPDMACRALIKVATQNGGKVYENCPVHDIHYSHNILGNKEVTGVHTDQGFIRTKCVVNCGGAWGPRVARFAGVPALPLIPFKHAYVVSEAIPEVRNCPNIRDHDVSLYFKIQGESCNIGGYENNPIVLDELSDHQQFHLYDLDWDVFGVHMESAASLCPKLAGIGVKSTVCGPESFTPDHKPLLGEDPNVFGLYHNCGYNSAGMMFSAGCGVQMAEWILTGRPQYNMFTFDIRRFSPAQMSRSHWVRESSHEAYAKNYSVVFPNDEKLAGRDTSHDALHQELVEDGAVMQSRGGWERPGLFLPGQIVRVQQYDWYGSNNFPKNTDTRYEEIVKGDYSFDFSKHFPIIQEEALACRNGAALFNMSYYGKFYITGPDAQKTAELAFTADLSKRDDKVVYTLMLNDKGGVEADVTVSILDGGKGQLHEPVFKGRGYYVVTSGFSAPHSLAHLRRLINTHKLRATITDVTKQLCILSVQGPHSQRILQRFTDAGLSNDAFPVSTHRSIHLSKAPHSPDNKTYTCRALRIGWSGELGWELHIPSANAVSVYKALSRAHGLRNAGWRALTSLSAEKGYHLWNADARSDDNPVEANLGFACRKDGNYIGNEHVTRARQQGVTKKYAFFTLDDKVALFGQEAIFRNGEPVGYLRRGDYGYYLDKPIGIGYVNNKGSVVTKDYLESGDYEIEVMGKRYKATLHKKSPFDPSGQRILGNYGCVDENSHDPHAGQNEKAGGVE, encoded by the exons ATGTTCATCTCACGTAGCAAG GTGCGAACTCAAGAATACATGAGACTGCACACGCTTGGCAAAGCACTAGGAATCCCAAGCGACGTGCTGGACCCCCACGAAGCTCAGAAGCTCTTCCCCCTGCTGGACCCGACGGTCTTCCAAATGGCGCTGTATTCCCCGCTGGACGGGACCATCGATCCTGACATGGCGTGCAGAGCGCTCATCAAGGTTGCCACTCAGAACGGAGGAAAG GTGTATGAAAACTGCCCGGTGCACGACATACACTACTCGCACAACATACTCGGCAACAAGGAGGTGACCGGCGTGCATACTGACCAGGGGTTCATCAGGACCAAGTGCGTCGTCAACTGCGGAG gtgcATGGGGACCGCGTGTGGCGCGCTTCGCGGGCGTTCCCGCTCTGCCGCTCATCCCCTTTAAGCACGCTTACGTCGTCAGCGAAGCCATTCCAGAAGTCCGCAACTGCCCCAACATCCGGGACCATGACGTCAGCCTGTACTTCAAGATACAGGGAGAAAGCTGTAATATTGGAGGATACGAGAATAACCCGATTGTGCTTGACGAG CTTTCGGACCATCAACAATTCCACCTGTACGATTTGGACTGGGACGTATTCGGGGTCCACATGGAGAGTGCCGCGTCGCTATGCCCCAAACTCGCTGGTATCGGCGTAAAGAGCACAGTATGCGGACCGGAATCCTTCACGCCCGACCACAAACCGCTGTTGGGAGAAGACCCTAATGTTTTCG GTCTCTACCACAACTGCGGTTACAACTCCGCTGGTATGATGTTCTCGGCTGGCTGTGGCGTTCAGATGGCGGAGTGGATTCTCACTGGCAG GCCCCAATACAACATGTTTACCTTCGACATTCGCCGCTTCTCGCCCGCTCAAATGTCGCGCTCACACTGGGTCCGAGAGAGCAGCCACGAGGCGTATGCTAAGAACTACAGCGTTGTCTTCCCTAATGATGAGAAGCTAGCTGGCCGAGATACTAGCCACGATGCCTTACATCAGGAGTTGGTTGAAGACGGGGCTGTTATGCAGAGCAGGGGTGGCTGGGAGCGCCCAGGGCTCTTCCTTCCCGGACAGATC gTGCGAGTGCAGCAGTACGATTGGTATGGCAGCAACAACTTCCCTAAGAACACAGACACGCGATACGAAGAGATAGTCAAAGGGGATTACTCTTTCGATTTCTCCAAGCACTTCCCTATC ATCCAGGAAGAAGCCCTGGCGTGCAGAAATGGCGCTGCTCTGTTCAACATGTCTTATTACGGCAAGTTCTACATCACCGGGCCCGACGCGCAAAAGACTGCCGAACTCGCGTTCACTGCTGACCTGTCTAAGAGAGATGACAA GGTCGTATACACACTGATGTTGAACGACAAGGGCGGCGTAGAGGCTGATGTGACAGTCAGCATCCTGGACGGCGGCAAAGGCCAGCTCCACGAACCGGTGTTCAag GGTCGCGGGTACTACGTAGTGACGAGCGGATTCAGCGCGCCTCACAGCCTCGCGCATCTACGAAGGCTCATCAACACACACAAGCTTCGCGCCACCATCACTGACGTCACTAAACAGCTGTGCATACTCAGCGTGCAAGGCCCGCACAG CCAGAGAATCCTCCAACGCTTCACCGACGCGGGTCTTTCAAACGACGCATTCCCCGTGAGCACTCACCGTAGCATTCACCTCTCAAAGGCGCCCCACTCGCCCGACAACAAGACTTATACATGCAGAGCGCTACGCATCGGGTGGTCGGGCGAGCTTGGCTGGGAGCTGCATATACCCTCGGCGAATGCTGTGTCGGTATATAAGGCGTTGAGTCGCGCGCATGGCTTGAGGAACGCTGGATGGAGGGCTTTGACTTCGCTTAGTGCTGAGAAGG GCTACCACCTATGGAACGCTGACGCGAGGTCGGACGACAACCCGGTAGAAGCCAACCTCGGGTTCGCGTGCCGCAAAGATGGCAACTACATCGGTAACGAACATGTCACGCGCGCGAGGCAACAGGGCGTCACTAAGAAATACGCTTTCTTCACACTCGACGACAAG GTAGCGCTTTTTGGCCAAGAAGCCATATTCAGAAACGGTGAACCAGTAGGGTACCTCCGGCGTGGCGACTACGGTTACTACCTGGACAAGCCGATCGGCATCGGCTACGTCAACAACAAGGGCTCCGTAGTCACTAAAGACTACCTCGAAAGCGGCGACTACGAAATCGAAGTAATGGGCAAAAGATACAAGGCTACGTTACATAAGAAATCTCCCTTCGACCCCTCTGGCCAAAGGATACTTGGCAACTATGGATGTGTAGACGAGAATTCGCATGATCCTCATGCGGGACAAAACGAAAAGGCTGGCGGTGTAGAATAA
- the LOC125241535 gene encoding zinc finger protein 436-like, with protein MEDSYIIANFHTLCRLCLNKSSLMVSIFGAAPDDETNSALTSKIAEFAELQMDPNDGLPGRICYKCLFKVDKCSKFRLQCIQNETRLRQITNRVNEQENSNSSEMSNFYTSTQEVSKQDYIVEDSVVMVVDPSLDYDSSEESDNADQPDADTTEHNNTPDGDHMPESFFNNVAMCQYCDQAFITQDKCKEHEVTCHDPNLPYKCIECSLVFPERTQFVQHIKQVHGNDKPYNCPECDKAFSRRSDLRKHAIVHTGIRPFQCQYCLKSFSRNTNLSKHLRIHAGHKPHVCPLCPRSFVCHNDLQRHVLVHSGMKPYACRKCPLTFGRRDKLIKHEVRHGPASPNQEQEIDNEQETQDMVVNVNPYSNLLTSPTHQGADYDLPRVPDHISGVSSFINQIHKTSSTSGKLTTSPPKLKPVSNKNRPKNIKCHQCPKKLSSLDAYKTHVSIAHIGNRGFQCKICFKKFSRKKDLDRHVTLHSGMKPFSCSQCDKKFNRKDKLNEHEETHECLVVNLPCIECGLTFEKKADLVAHIKSHFTDNFDEKPEIKKEDEPEFPIDDNYYDLET; from the exons ATGGAAGATTCCTATATAATAGCAAATTTCCACACGCTATGTCGCTTGTGTTTGAACAAGAGCTCTCTGATGGTTTCGATTTTTGGAGCCGCGCCTGATGATGAAACCAATTCGGCACTAACCTCGAAAATCGCCGAATTTGCGGAACTTCAG ATGGACCCTAATGATGGCCTTCCTGGAAGAATCTGCTACAAATGCTTGTTTAAAGTAGATAAATGTTCCAAATTTCGCCTTCAATGTATCCAGAATGAAACAAGACTGAGACAGATCACAAATAGAGTAAATGAACAAGAAAATTCTAATTCCTCAGAGATGTCCAATTTCTACACCTCCACGCAAGAGGTAAGCAAACAAGATTACATTGTAGAAGACAGTGTAGTTATGGTAGTAGATCCCAGCCTAGACTATGATTCCTCAGAGGAGTCTGATAATGCAGACCAACCCGACGCTGATACCACTGAACATAACAACACCCCAGATGGAGACCATATGCCAGAGTCATTCTTCAATAATGTTGCCATGTGCCAGTATTGTGATCAAGCCTTCATTACTCAAGATAAGTGTAAAGAACACGAGGTTACTTGCCATGATCCTAACCTACCATATAAATGTATAGAATGCAGCTTGGTATTCCCTGAGCGAACACAGTTTGTCCAGCATATCAAGCAAGTACATGGCAATGACAAGCCTTATAACTGCCCGGAGTGTGACAAGGCATTTAGCCGCAGATCAGATTTAAGGAAGCATGCAATAGTTCATACTGGAATCAGGCCATTTCAATGCCAATACTGTCTGAAAAGCTTTTCTCGTAACACCAATTTAAGCAAGCATCTCAGGATACATGCGGGCCATAAGCCACATGTTTGCCCTTTATGTCCGAGAAGCTTTGTGTGCCACAACGACTTACAGCGCCATGTCCTAGTCCACTCTGGTATGAAACCATATGCATGCCGAAAGTGCCCTTTGACATTTGGTAGAAGAGATAAACTAATCAAACATGAAGTAAGGCATGGACCAGCCAGTCCCAACCAAGAACAAGAAATAGATAATGAGCAGGAGACACAGGACATGGTGGTCAATGTCAACCCTTACAGTAACTTATTGACCTCTCCCACCCACCAAGGTGCCGACTATGATCTTCCTCGAGTACCAGACCACATTTCTGGTGTTAGTAGTTTTATTAACCAAATACATAAAACCTCTTCTACTTCAGGAAAACTAACTACATCCCCTCCAAAACTAAAACCAGTATCTAATAAGAACAGGccgaaaaatataaaatgtcaTCAATGTCCAAAAAAGCTATCCTCATTAGATGCATATAAGACTCATGTTTCAATAGCGCACATTGGAAACAGAGGTTTCCAGTGCAAAATATGCTTTAAGAAATTTTCTCGCAAGAAAGATCTAGATCGGCATGTGACCCTTCACTCTGGAATGAAGCCTTTCTCATGCAGTCAATGTGATAAGAAATTCAACAGGAAAGACAAACTTAATGAACACGAGGAGACTCATGAATGCCTGGTTGTGAACTTGCCTTGTATTGAATGTGGGCTCACTTTTGAGAAGAAAGCAGACTTAGTGGCCCACATTAAGTCCCACTTCACTGACAACTTTGATGAGAAGCCGGAGATAAAGAAGGAGGATGAGCCCGAGTTCCCCATAGATGACAACTACTACGACTTGGAGACCTGA